The Penicillium digitatum chromosome 6, complete sequence genome has a window encoding:
- a CDS encoding uncharacterized protein (putative transposable element) codes for MADTETDNEGDTNPHPLDASTNPLEPQIPSFTNPIQFTQDDSDSEDEDNTPPHQGHGLPAIAMTKIQKVRTLEHNDTDPSGWKQALAYQLIPYALEWLLDSNIPRPHKSHTSFGRWKYWSRLVASWMYNQIDVTLRNKLRNLSKMPKYADQLYDELISMTQGSDRMQTAFIEMRKFDKMKRSDYNSASEYIEEYQRQYHVLARFKAAPQPSHGLSQVLQNIELEVMKVQFIREEVASLEPKKLTLDKVEEYWRALQAAADMEGVANATYNNNAGRGRGNGRGGRGGNRGGRGGHNNNGHNDDNTQSNKDTNAVEDDTATAKKKKKKGLRKQPADGKDIHEYANEMRNGTQKDDNNMCSFCGFGPHTAKRCAYLSENPPVSWEPSGNLWAYSKAIQRAQRQDGQNNMVVAAANSVDRRNDWLLDTGSDKTLTHDIEDFHTYQLDHPDTAYAYKDYSGNRVVTLGHGQIIVRTALPGRNGKTHSFMTTGYYTQGGHGKLLGMQKLLEEQDISYDTRTKYLTNGEGDIVGYGDTSTGVPYLVSPKDDDDPNEVKSDIDSDSDDEEIGFVNKVTAYEIHRRLGHAGKARIASTLQHAEQLGDDEQYGTEHFDCDACFQGKSKLKISRQPQARVQDVAWKFHVDTQPMKPTGPNGENYWLPVVDDASRLIEGIMLKNKSDAYYKLTAFCEKIKLLTGRYPGIWRMDGGTEFKEFIKWGEKHGMTFEITPPYTAEPNGTVERFGGHINDIQRTMIIDAKMTEEMWPYATDTAIYIYNRLINPKTKISPLTHWRQELEIPNAEPSLKHLKPWGTTAYVHIPKPKRIQARKAAPRAWKGKLVGYEGDGGHVYKVWDPATRKLVVSRDVGFPQPGDDDNDDTGSMLVNGVPTDLKDLGEPKQYLNCALHRDYDNCTITMSQEAYIQKVLRTANAGSGWKDTPLPAAWRESPANASNVLDDDSFDQYQSVVGMLNWLAVKTRPDIRFAVTRLQHRLANPTFEDLHAMQHVVKYLRHMPDVGITLGRTPELRFYAHVDASHADWEDSKSTEGSIWYFAGSPVIWTTKKQTITANSTTVAEWCALDQPTRDAMWLGKIARSFMLPEQRPIEIHTDNINSQLLLTKKGGKSANRWLDLRWFFVKDAVAQGHVDIRRVDTKKNAADGFTKALAKEQFETFVGLIGMI; via the coding sequence atggccgacaccgagacggacaatgagggggacaccaaccctcacccgcttgatgcatcgaccaacccattggaaccccagatcccgtcctttaccaatccgatccaattcacacaggatgacagtgatagtgaagatgaggacaacacaccgccccatcagggacatggtcttccagcgattgcaatgaccaaaatccagaaagttcggacactggaacacaatgacactgatccaagtggttggaaacaggcactggcttaccagctgatcccatatgcattggaatggttgttagacagcaacattcccagacctcacaagtcgcatacttcattcggaagatggaagtactggtctcgcttggttgctagctggatgtacaaccagatcgacgtcaccctacggaacaaactacgcaacctgtccaagatgcctaaatacgccgatcaactgtatgacgaactcatatcaatgacacaaggaagtgatcggatgcagacagcgtttatcgagatgcggaagtttgacaagatgaaacgatcggactacaactcggcaagcgagtacattgaggaataccagcgacagtaccacgtgctagctagattcaaagcagcaccacaaccatcacacggcttatcacaagttcttcaaaacattgaactggaagtcatgaaagtacagttcattagggaggaagttgcaagtctggagcctaagaaactcaccctcgacaaggtggaggagtactggagagcacttcaagcagcagctgacatggaaggtgtcgctaatgctacttacaacaacaatgccggccgaggccgaggcaatggaagaggtggtcgtggaggaaaccgaggtggccgaggtggtcacaacaacaacggtcacaatgacgacaacacccaatccaacaaagataccaatgccgtcgaggatgatacagctactgctaaaaagaagaagaagaagggtcttcgcaagcagcctgccgatggcaaagacattcatgaatacgcaaatgagatgcgtaatggcacacaaaaggatgacaacaacatgtgctcattctgtggctttggaccacacactgcgaagagatgtgcctatctcagtgagaaccctccagtttcgtgggaaccgtccggcaacctctgggcctattcaaaggcaatccagagagcccaacgtcaagatggacaaaacaatatggttgttgcagctgccaattctgttgataggaggaacgattggttgcttgacactggatctgacaagacattgacgcatgacatcgaagactttcacacataccaactggatcatcctgacactgcctatgcgtacaaagactactctggcaatagagttgtcacgctaggtcatggtcaaatcattgtgagaactgctctgccagggagaaatggtaagacgcactcgtttatgacaactggttactatactcaaggaggacacggcaagctattaggcatgcaaaagcttcttgaagagcaagacatctcttatgacacacgtactaagtatctcacaaatggtgagggtgacattgtggggtatggagatacatcaactggtgtcccgtaccttgtcagtccaaaagacgacgatgaccccaatgaggtcaaatctgacatagattccgattctgatgatgaagaaattggattcgtgaacaaagtgactgcgtacgagatccaccgacgtctcggacatgctggaaaagcacgaattgcctccacattacaacatgctgaacagctaggtgatgatgaacaatacggcacggagcatttcgactgtgatgcctgtttccaaggtaaatcaaagctcaaaatttctcgtcaaccacaggcaagggtgcaggatgtggcatggaaattccacgtagatacacaaccaatgaagcctaccggaccaaatggagagaactactggttgccagtcgtcgacgatgcatctcgactgatcgagggaatcatgttgaagaacaaaagtgatgcctactataagcttactgcgttctgtgagaagatcaaattgctcactggcagatacccaggcatctggcgaatggatggtggcacagagttcaaagagttcatcaaatggggtgagaagcatggtatgactttcgagatcacaccaccatacactgctgaaccaaatggcactgtggagcgcttcggtggacatatcaacgacatccagagaacgatgattattgatgcaaagatgacggaagagatgtggccatatgcgacagacacagccatctacatctacaacagactgatcaatccgaaaaccaagatctcgccgctaacacattggcgtcaagagctcgagattccaaacgcagagccttctttgaagcaccttaaaccatggggaacaactgcatacgttcatattccgaagcctaagaggattcaggctaggaaagcagcacccagagcatggaaaggaaagctcgttggttatgagggggacggtggtcatgtttacaaagtatgggatccagctactaggaaactagtggtatctcgtgatgttggctttccacaacccggagatgacgataacgatgatacgggatcaatgctagtcaacggagtacctactgatttgaaggacctcggagaaccaaagcagtatctgaactgtgcactacacagagactatgacaattgcacgatcactatgtctcaggaagcctatattcagaaggttctacgtactgcaaatgcaggttctggatggaaggatacaccattgccagccgcatggagagagtcacctgccaatgcatccaatgtgctagatgacgattcatttgatcaatatcaatcagttgtcggcatgttaaactggctagcagtcaagactaggccagacattcgcttcgcagttactcgcttgcaacatcgtttggcgaaccctacatttgaagaccttcacgccatgcaacacgtcgtcaagtacctgagacatatgcctgacgttggcattacacttggtcgtacgccagaacttcgattctatgcgcatgtggacgcatctcatgcggactgggaggatagcaagtcaaccgaaggaagtatatggtacttcgccggctctccagtcatatggactacaaagaagcaaaccatcactgccaattcgaccactgtcgcagaatggtgtgcactagatcaacctactcgggatgcaatgtggctaggcaagattgctcgctcgtttatgctgccagagcagcgtcccattgagattcatacagacaatatcaattcgcaattgctgctcactaagaaaggtggcaaatccgcgaatagatggctcgatctacgatggttctttgttaaggatgctgtcgcacagggacatgtggacattagacgagtggacacgaagaagaacgcagctgacggttttacaaaagcattggcaaaggagcaatttgagacttttgttggtttgatcggcatgatttaa
- a CDS encoding Alcohol dehydrogenase, putative has protein sequence MTRLLGKSPGGLEHSGFEAVESLQGLRRIFKSYRSAHFKDLLYSMEVSFEVYRGSPGGHIVSDTTTRILGHNEIFIEITHSGLCGTDEHFFNSTQVLGHEGIGIVRLLGSNVTSVKVGDRVGFGYVRKVCGTCDNCGTGWDQYCRSARIYGECDFDVGTFGHGTVWDASCVFPIPDGYLSEDAAPLLCAGATVWNCLSRFGARPTDRVGILGIGGLGHLAIKIAAKMGCHVVVLSRTDDKKEDALRYGADEFQILDQIDHSSFQPLKHLLLCGSHLLNQASKLMRLMDTKGTIYPLTVSMADTPVPFLPMNFRGVRIQGSLVASRQDLRELLEFCNRKKIKPTIMKFPLTPAGVEEAMQKLRNGQIKYRAVLVREPLPGAA, from the exons ATGACTCGCCTATTAGGAAAATCCCCGGGCGGATTGGAGCATTCAGGGTTCGAGGCAGT GGAGTCACTACAGGGCCTAAGAAGGATATTTAAATCTTACCGCTCAGCACACTTCAAG GATCTACTATACTCAATGGAAGTATCGTTTGAAGTCTACCGCGGCTCACCCGGTGGTCACATTGTATCAGATACAACAACTCGAATCTTAGGACACAATGAGATCTTCATTGAAATCACCCACTCAGGTCTCTGTGGAACAGACGAGCATTTTTTCAACTCAACCCAAGTTTTAGGTCATGAAGGTATTGGTATCGTTAGGCTTCTGGGCTCGAACGTGACCTCAGTCAAGGTTGGCGATCGCGTTGGCTTTGGATATGTGCGCAAGGTCTGCGGTACCTGTGATAACTGTGGAACCG GTTGGGATCAATACTGCCGTAGTGCTAGGATCTACGGTGAATGTGACTTTGACGTCGGCACCTTTGGCCACGGCACAGTCTGGGATGCCAGTTGTGTCTTTCCTATTCCCGATGGCTACTTATCTGAAGATGCGGCGCCTCTCCTCTGTGCTGGGGCCACAGTCTGGAACTGTCTGAGTCGTTTTGGTGCTCGCCCAACAGATCGGGTTGGCATCCTCGGCATTGGAGGTCTGGGCCATTTGGCTATCAAGATTGCCGCCAAGATGGGATGTCACGTCGTGGTCCTATCTCGAACCGACGACAAGAAAGAGGATGCGCTTCGATACGGCGCGGATGAGTTTCAAATTCTAGATCAGATTGACCACTCCTCCTTTCAGCCGTTAAAGCATCTGCTGCTCTGTGGAAGTCACTTGCTCAACCAAGCATC GAAACTGATGCGCCTCATGGACACCAAAGGGACTATTTACCCTCTAACGGTTTCTATGGCAGACACACCCGTCCCATTCCTCCCCATGAACTTTCGTGGGGTTCGAATCCAAGGAAGTCTAGTCGCTTCCCGACAGGATCTTCGGGAATTGTTAGAATTCTGTAATCGCAAGAAAATCAAGCCCACCATTATGAAGTTTCCTCTGACACCAGCTGGGGTTGAAGAGGCCATGCAAAAATTGAGAAATGGGCAAATCAAGTACCGGGCAGTTCTAGTGCGTGAGCCGCTTCCAGGAGCAGCTTAG
- a CDS encoding Short-chain dehydrogenase/reductase SDR, with protein sequence MSTILISGANKGIGRGLLSKYLARDNVTVIAAVRNPSSSEAISLSELPTGERSRLIIVKIDASSETDGKAAVDSLSSQGVLALDVVIANAGLFDTAAFTTVAEATTSQIQTHFDVNTLGPVRLFQATLPLLQRSSSARFILISSLMATIGGIKDVPLKVAPYGASKAAANYFVRKINYENHEIATLAIDPGSVKTDAGNHAAQTMGFPGASVELEDSVNAIVTKIDGLTKGNGAGEFWSIDGTSPSW encoded by the exons ATGTCTACTATCCTGATTTCTGGCGCTAACAAGG GAATTGGCCGTGGTCTGCTTAGCAAGTACCTCGCTCGTGATAATGTAACTGTGATTGCAGCGGTTCGCAATCCCAGCTCCTCGGAAGCAATTTCTCTCTCTGAACTTCCCACGGGGGAGAGGAGTCGGTTGATTATTGTTAAAATCGATGCCAGCTCTGAAACCGACGGGAAAGCCGCCGTGGATTCATTGTCCAGCCAGGGCGTGTTGGCTTTGGACGTTGTCATCGCGAATGCGGGACTCTTTGATACAGCTGCTTTCACCACCGTTGCGGAGGCTACCACTTCCCAGATCCAAACCCATTTCGACGTGAACACTCTTGGACCCGTGCGCCTCTTTCAAGCAACTCTTCCTCTCCTTCAGAGGTCATCGTCTGCTCGCTTCATCCTGATCAGCAGTCTGATGGCAACGATTGGAGGCATCAAGGATGTTCCACTCAAGGTTGCGCCTTACGGCGCTAGCAAGGCTGCAGCGAATTATTTTGTTCGGAAAATCAACTATGAGAATCATGAAATTGCCACCTTGGCTATCGACCCTGG TTCGGTCAAGACAGACGCTGGAAACCATGCTGCTCAAACGATGGGCTTCCCCGGCGCATCTGTAGAGCTTGAGGACAGTGTGAATGCAATTGTTACCAAAATCGATGGCTTGACCAAGGGCAACGGTGCTGGAGAATTTTGGAGCATTGATGGCACCAGCCCCAGCTGGTAG
- a CDS encoding Sucrose/H+ symporter, plant, which yields MASSPALFTASRSQTLTYLLAVCPFSIAFLVYINSSGAFVITDLIGLQDGVGDSVGTLGFADELLALVACPFWGVLSDRIGVRHVCTAGYAIIALALVFFVQATNVYPQLLLGRLLFSIGGSAVSTMVTAVLPTITGTTFNDQVYRASTSSELTITPERARNGHSINIGASTASPSARLSGFVGMCAGCGALVALVVFLPLAAQFEKMGLSPAQAIQRSYYLVAVVSLVICLVCSIGLRDLPGEKGKNWSALWKTSHHCNDEGGDDDDLSLHRPTMPYWKQLATALQLGFRHRSIGLGYVGGFVARASSVAISLFIPLAVNHYYRVSGLCNEEHEPVPGSGLGDIKKACPRAYIVASILTGVSQLVALIAAPAFGYLTDKSRRYNFPLLFAAFVGTIGYISFAMLPNPLFERPDGNPGVFVVMALLGTSQIGAIVCSLAVLSNGILRVNIDSETIRSEERRVCGDENVAEPDEGHSLLAGSLNQRLEHLSHLKGSIAGVYSLYGGAGILLLTKVGGLLFDILSASTPFYLMAGFNGVLLVLGIVCGGINHFGSSTGRAW from the exons ATGGCTTCATCACCAGCATTGTTTACTGCCTCGCGCAGCCAGACCCTAACTTATCTCTTGGCGGTGTGCCCCTTCTCAATCGCCTTCCTAGTATACATCAATTCGTCCGGCGCCTTTGTGATAACAGATCTTATTGGGCTCCAGGATGGAGTGGGAGATTCAGTGGGAACTCTGGGATTCGCAGATGAACTCCTTGCTCTAGTTGCCTGCCCATTCTGGGGTGTTCTCTCGGACCGGATCGGAGTCCGCCAT GTATGTACTGCAGGCTATGCTATTATAGCGCTTGCGCTAGTCTTTTTTGTGCAAGCCACCAATGTCTATCCACAGCTTCTCCTAGGAAGGTTACTCTTCAGCATTGGTGGTTCGGCGGTGTCAACCATGGTCACTGCAGTTCTACCAACTATCACTGGGACAACCTTTAATGATCAGGTATACCGTGCGTCTACGTCTTCGGAGTTGACCATCACACCGGAGCGCGCCAGGAATGGCCATTCCATAAATATTGGTGCTTCCACCGCATCGCCGTCTGCGCGACTTTCCGGTTTTGTTGGCATGTGCGCTGGCTGTGGTGCACTTGTGGCACTGGTTGTTTTCCTGCCGCTTGCGGCCCAGTTTGAGAAGATGGGATTGTCGCCAGCGCAGGCGATCCAACGCAGCTACTACCTGGTTGCTGTCGTGTCCCTTGTTATCTGCCTCGTATGCTCCATTGGtcttcgtgatcttcctGGAGAAAAGGGCAAAAATTGGAGTGCCTTGTGGAAAACATCTCACCACTGTAATGACGAAGGTGGAGACGACGATGATCTATCTCTTCATAGGCCAACAATGCCATACTGGAAGCAGTTGGCAACTGCCCTTCAGCTGGGATTCCGACACCGTAGCATTGGGCTCGGCTACGTCGGAGGCTTCGTAGCTCGTGCCTCTTCTGTGGCGATTTCACTGTTCATTCCTCTCGCTGTCAATCACTACTATCGAGTATCGGGCCTCTGCAACGAGGAACATGAACCTGTTCCTGGGTCGGGGCTAGGGGATATCAAGAAAGCTTGCCCTCGTGCATACATTGTCGCATCTATACTGACCGGGGTGTCTCAGTTGGTGGCATTGATTGCAGCTCCAGCATTTGGTTACCTGACAGATAAATCACGACGATACAACTTCCCACTTCTTTTCGCAGCGTTCGTGGGAACCATCGGCTATATCAGCTTCGCTATGCTTCCAAACCCTTTGTTCGAAAGACCCGATGGCAATCCGGGGGTGTTTGTTGTTATGGCTCTGCTTGGAACCAGCCAGATCGGGGCAATTGTTTGCAGCTTGGCTGTTTTGAGCAACGGTATTTTACGAGTCAATATTGACAGTGAAACAATAAGATCTGAGGAGCGACGCGTCTGTGGGGACGAGAATGTTGCAGAGCCCGATGAGGGCCACTCTCTTCTTGCTGGGTCGTTGAACCAGAGATTGGAGCATCTTTCCCACCTCAAAGGCTCCATCGCAGGTGTCTATTCATTATATGGGGGAGCAGGCATCCTGCTATTGACCAAAGTTGGCGGGCTGCTATTCGATATCCTGTCGGCGAGCACACCATTCTATCTCATGGCTGGGTTTAATGGCGTGCTCCTCGTCCTAGGGATTGTCTGTGGGGGCATCAACCACTTCGGATCCTCGACAGGAAGGGCTTGGTGA